The nucleotide window GGCTGCTCCGCAGGACAGCGAGGCTGCCAAACAGAGGTGCTCCACGGGGAACCCCTAAGGGGGGGGTCAGGCACAACACCTGCAATCACAGATGACACTGGTTCGACCAAGGAATCTTTTTCTAGATTCTAGAAATATACTCCTCTACCACCAAAACTAAAGACGAGCTCAGGAGACGCTTGGGCTTATGTGTGTATGTCACCAGAGCTCCAGGGTTTTGCACACCAGGGAGAGGTTACTGTGCTTGAAATGATCTGCAGACTGTGTGTACTACCTGGAGAGGAACAGGCCGAACAAGTACATCGTGGGAGGGATAGAGGTTAATATTTATGAATTAAATACTGCGAGTTCCCAGATTTGCCCTGTGTAATCTCTTTGCTGTTTCATCTGCGGCCACCTCGCGCAGGAGTTGGCAATCACCGCCTCTCGCCCAGCGCTGCCTGTCTGCAAGAGCAGCCCCCACGGCTCCTTCCAGAGCCACGAGCGCACAGTGCCCAGCTCCCAGAGAGCTGCTGCGCCAGCCCGACCCGCAGCCTCACGTGCTTCGAGGCAGAGACTCTTCCTCACCCAAAGGAAGCTCATCCCTGCAGCGCCCAGCAAAACCTGTCTGTGTGACTGGGGCTGTCAGACAGAACGGGGCATTCCCGAGTTCACCCGCTTGTTGAACCCATCATCCTTTACTGAAATCAGTCATTCCCATCGCTGTAAGGCGTTTTGGGTCTACACACAGAAACAATGGTATACTAATGATGAAATAAAGAGTGACAGAAGAAATAACCTCCAGAAATCATGCCATTCTTGTCGAATGGCTGCATCATCTGTAATAACCTTCAAGAAGCCTGAGAATAGGCTTCCTGCAAGGTTTTGATTGTTCTAGCAAGTCAGCTGTAGTTGTTCCTTAAGTTCTGAATTTAGCTGTCCGTATTTAAATAATGAAAGCAAAGTACTAAATTAAGACTTGAACTAGACAAAACAAACTCCCTAGAATAGAAGACACAACTGATTCATCACAGTGTCATCGATGATGGTGCAAAATACAAACTAAAACGACACACACCAACAGGATGAAAAACTAAGTTGTCTATTATTTAGAAGTTCAAAATATGGTTTTAGTTTCCTGTCTAGCTCCTGTCTAGGAGTGCTACTGTAAGCAGGACACcttaataaatagaaataaattagagaaaataATGCATCTGACGGTGTACCTGTCAAAATACAACAGGTAAGAGGCTGACTTGTTTGAAAAGGGAGTGCTgttaattacaaaatatattgAAGCAGAAGAGTTTAGTTATCTATACAAATTCAGATTCCCTCCACAGACTAGGAAGGGCCACTGACAAAAAATGCAAGCAAGAAGGCTCCTTGTATCACCACCACAGGGGACAACAACCTACAGAGGCAAGATGTGCACTAGATCAGCTGCCAGGATTGCTTGCACCTGTTTTACATTTAGTCAAACCATGAAACTGAGTTTATCAAAATCAGACCTCCTGACTCCTTGGCAAGTCCTCTTTTGACACCCGAAAACTGTACACGGGTAGGACATGGAAGAGCATCTCCATTTCTGCTCGGCTGTTTGCATCTGCTGTGCCGTGCCCCCAGACACGCTCTGGACACGCACAGGCCCCAGTACTGCCGCAGTACACGCGGGTTCACCTGGCCAGGGCTGGTGCTTCTCAGAGGCCCCTCGGAAGCGTGTGCTGAGTCTGTGCTGCTAATGCTACAGCGACACTCTATCCCCCAGAGCCTACAGACACTATTGTAACCCCAGAACTCGACTTACTGGAGAAACTTCATTCATCCACAGCACGGAACTGGCTCGGGACGCAGCCCCAAGGAGTGTGCGGGGCCTCCTCAACAGGCCAGTCACACCCACAGGAGCGTACGGCACTGAGTTATGTCACAAGTCACTCCCCACAGCTGCCTTCCACGCTGAGCATGCCTTCCCTACCCTGAACATGCTACTTTAATCTGTTTAAACATTCACttagaaaaccaaaccaaagcacccCAAGCTGCAAAACCAAGTCAGGAGCCAATGGCAGGGCAGTCTGATCCCTTCCAAATGCCGTACCTACAACTTAACTATCCATAAAGTATATTGCTGCTGTTGTCCAGGGAAACAGTGACAATATTATACAAGTAACTACCAGTCAGTTACAGAACACGGGAGAAGAACCAGTCTTCTTCATAGGAGCAGCACTATTTTAATTCTTCCTACTTATCCAAGGTGTAACCAAATTATTTATTGCACATACCACTAATCACCACCTCCTGCAATCATGGTTTAATCTTTAATCAACATAGACAATTATTTACACAGATGGACGGATGAGATGAAGCAGACATTCCTGTGAAGTGGTGACACTCATTCTGGGTAGCCCACCTGTGATCCCTCTCGCCAGAGGGAGTGTGTTTCCTACATCTGCACTAGGTGCGCACTGTGGCCATGAGGAAAGCACACTATGAAAGGAAGCCTCATTGACAACACAAACGTTTTTGAGCAACACCTTTCCTATTAAGTCCATTTGGACTCCTTCACTACAATTTTAGCAGCACACTCCTCTGCAATCACTACCTCAACACCCATCCCAGCAGGATTCAGCTCAGGGCAGGAAGCCAAGCTGTTGCCTTTTGCCGACAGCATAAGCAAAGCTCAGGGACACCTCCTGTACCTGTATTTACAACTGCTACTGCCCATTACTAAGCCTGGCCCCTCAGGACTCTACTCCTCCCAGTTCCTGCTCTGTCTCATCACTTCCAAGCCTCATATCGTGTTCTACCAACTTCAACCCCGTACTCGCAGCCCTGCAGCCTCTCACCttcccgcccgcagccccggggcagctccagctcaggcacCTCCTGCGCTCACCTACACCCAGGTGCAGCTCCAGCTCTGGCACCTCCTGCGCTCACCTACACCCaggtgcagctccagctcaggcacCTCCTGCGCTCACCTACACCCaggtgcagctccagctcaggcacCTCCTGCGCTCACCTACACCCaggtgcagctccagctcaggcacCTCCTTCGCTCACCTACACCCaggtgcagctccagctcaggcacCTCCTTCGCTCACCTACACCCaggtgcagctccagctcaggcacCTCCTTCGCTCACCTACACCCaggtgcagctccagctcaggcacCTCCTTCGCTCACCTACACCCaggtgcagctccagctcaggcacCTCCTGCGCTCACCTACACCCaggtgcagctccagctcaggcacCTCCTGCGCTCACCTACACCCaggtgcagctccagctcaggcacCTCCTTCGCTCACCTACACCCaggtgcagctccagctcaggcacCTCCTGCGCTCACCTACACCCAGGTGCAGCTCCAGCTTTGGCACCTCCTGCGCTCACCTACACCCAGGCgcagctccagctcaggcacCTCCTGCGCTCACCTACACCCaggtgcagctccagctcaggcacCTCCTGCGCTCACCTACACCCaggtgcagctccagctcaggcacCTCCTGCGCTCACCTACACCCaggtgcagctccagctcaggcacCTCCTTCGCTcagcctccccagccctgggggttcacacacagactgctgctgctcagctcctcCTGCTCGTGGGAGCCCAGCAGAGGCATCTCTGCAGAGGAGATACTATTTCCTTACAGagacaaaagcaagaaaaaaatttttcccagtgCATGGAAATCTCTCCCAGGACTTGCTGAAGTTTCTCATTATGCAGTAAGCCTAAGGCATACATTCAGCATGGAACACCTCAgcctaaattaaaacaaaaaacatgccTTTCAGTGGTGACCTGCTTTCTTAACATCACATTCACTTCAGCTTTGCtatcattaaattaaaaaaaagaaaagaaaagacagttGACAGTTTCCAGTACTTCAGTCCAAATTCAGACAGGAGTGAAGCTGCAGGCTTCTTAGCATTGACTACTTACTGTACACAAGTAAAACCAGGTGAGCAGAAGCTGTGACATTTTAATAAATCCTGAGTACATTCAGTAACTCTTCTTGTAAAGAATTTTATTGTCAGTAACAGAAATACAGTAGAATACAAGGCACACAGGTTTTGATCATTTTACCACAGGGTGCTAAGTGCTATTTAGAACAGAAACTCAACTTTCAAGCAAACATGAGGATTTTAAAGAGTATCTTTAACACTTCCGTGGCTGTTGAATAATGTAAATTCTTTTAGGCAGTATGAACTTCTCCAAGGCAGGCTGTGGCTTTTCATGAGCCACTTGCAATGCTGCTGCATGAATTTTGTGGCTCATCTGTAACATTAAAGGGGGGGGAAAGTTGcaataaatacagcttttctgcTGTTCTCTTCCTAAATTCCATCATATGAAAGTAGTTTAAAAACAGTAGTAAACCTAACTTCACAAAAGTTGAAATAATCAATACACAACATTCGTGGTGACCCTGTACATTTaattgtaatttttgttttcaaagtgacATTAGCCTGACTACCTTCAGTgaactcttgatttttttttgcctccccTTTTTTAGTAGTTCATCAAATGAGTTGTCAAGATGAGGAAAGCAGAGCAAATAATCAGTATGCCAGAGTCAACAGTTAGTTGCTTCAAATTCTTATTTTCCCAGATTCAAATCATCATCATTACAGTATCTAATTATCACGCTCTAAATTACTGAGGAAGCTTCAGGCGTGAGAGTTTGGAAAccaacaggaaaaggaaatagtAGGCTAGAACAGAAGAGATGGggacaagcagaagaaaaagaggacAAGTTGTATCTGCTGTCCTTAAACAAGCGTAAGCAAAAGTTGAAGATCTAATACTAAAGCTACAATCACATCTGCTGATGAAAGGTGGCTTATGCTGAAATGCTGCAGCTGATGTTTTACCAAGCTCTGTGGATGAGGAACTCCTGTATGCTGCAGAACCTAAGGACTGCAAGTGTAGGAAAAATAGATGGTAACTGTCAGGTCTTCAGCTTAGCAGGCCAATTAACCAGCTGCCTGTTCAATCAGCTCTTGCAAAGCACAGGTGTAAGAGTCTGCAGCCACAGCCCAGAAGAGATACTGGACAGTGGCTGTAACGATAACTAGTAACCAGTAGCACCACGATGACCAGAAGGGTCCATCAAGAGCTTTGCGGCACAAAATTTTAAACGATCTTGTAGTATTTCCAAGGGAGAAGTCAAGAAGATGCCTGACTGACGCCAGGCCTCAGGTGAAACAGCTGCACAGGTGGCAACAGCAGGAGACACTGTGGCCGTTGCCTGGaagtggggcgggggggctcacAGGCGTCTGGCATTACCGCAGGGCCCCTCAGCCAGCACTGCCTGTCAGCGACACCACCCGCCTGCCCCGGGCAGCTCCCCcaggctgtgccctggcagcagggaaggaggtTTCCACAGGCGGGTGAAGAACTGAAGGCTGGGCTCTGTTCTGAGCTGTgatcccagctctgccacaaacTCACTGTGTCCCTGAGAACTGCTGCCCCCATTCCAGCAACCCTAAATCAACATACCACTTTAAGAGGACACACTCTAATATCTTGCAGCACTTTTCTGTAACAGATATACATAACTATCCTGGGGCTGCTTAGTGTTAAATAGGACTGGAATcaaacacagcagaggaaaggcgAGTTAGTTTTTAGCCACCTGGCACTTCAGCCACACAACCGCTAGAAAAATACATCATCTTGAGGGTATTTAGATGACCAACCTAAACTGCTGTCACCTGGCATTTGTAAGGAATATTCTCCTCTTTTTCATGTTAAGTTTTATGGAGAAGCCCTGACAAACACGTATCTTGTTCTTCCAAATGTACTTACTTTGCTCAGCACTTCTGCTAGCAAGACACCCGTGTTCTGAGTTTTTGAAAAACCAGCAACAGCACtgtaaagcaaaagaaaaaagtattcaaCATTTCCATCTCACAGAAACACTTGTCACTCTCGTTTACCAGACTCAATACAAAACATTTTGCAATAGAAATTTAGGTTTTGGAGCTAAATCCTTTAATCACATTAAAGGCtgtatgctattaaaaaaaagatatgctGCCTCAGAGTAGAACAATGCAAATTCTGTGT belongs to Athene noctua chromosome 7, bAthNoc1.hap1.1, whole genome shotgun sequence and includes:
- the DAPL1 gene encoding death-associated protein-like 1 isoform X4, coding for MARRRRLPPAVKAGGMRVSKKQESGPVEKNAKAPGKEKTSAVAGFSKTQNTGVLLAEVLSKMSHKIHAAALQVAHEKPQPALEKFILPKRIYIIQQPRKC